The Gossypium hirsutum isolate 1008001.06 chromosome D07, Gossypium_hirsutum_v2.1, whole genome shotgun sequence genome includes the window GTCTTATGTTTCCGAAGGTAAATACCATCAAATATATAGCTCACACAATCAAGTATATAAATATGTTTTCCTCGTGTATTAGGAATCCGATTATATTTTGTCCATTCTACTAAAAAAAAGGGGCAAACtagtacgttagatcaaagagcaaataaattatttctgttaaatttttcatccatttttgctGCTAAAAACTGACGAAGTTAATAGAATAATTAGACAATGACACATGACATGCCATAAGTACTTTATACTAATGTACAAGAATCaatttgtaataataaaaattgatgaaatatttaaCAGAAGAACCAATTTGTTCTTTAATCTAAAGTAAAAAGATtgatttgtcttttttttttaataaaaaaaaaacaaaatgccTAATACATAGACctctaaaatattctaaaatactTTTGCGCGCTTTCCACACAATTTGAAGCATATGATATATATGTAGTACCATATACTTCTTGTATAGCTAATTAATGCGTGTTGTAGGTAAGTCTGAAATGGTTAAAGAGATACTTGAGAACGTTGACGACGAAAACAAGACAATGGTTTTGAAAATGGTGGAGGGTCAAATCTTGAACTATTATAAGAGTTGGAGGAGCATCTTTAACATCACGCCCATGGGTGAGGGGAGCTTGGTGAAATGGACTATGGAATTCGAAAAGCAAAACGAGAGCATCCCTGATCCAGACAAGTACACCAGCTACATGATGTGCTTGACCAAGAATATCGATGCTTATCTTCTTGATGCCTAATCAAGTTCTGTTTCGGAAAGGGAATATTGACAATAACTATTGTATGGTATGGAAATTAAGTATGAatccttaaattaaaaaaagaaaaagaaaggcatATTAATGAGTACCTGATGATGtacatgcatcaataaataatacTAAGGTATTAACTACATGTAAAATAAATTTACTTTTGATCTTAATTACATGTAAAACGAATTCGCTTTTGATCGTTATGTATatgtattattaataaaataagattcATTCTCCTCCTATCGACACTCTGTTCGGGGTTTAACATGTCACTGACACTTCATCACTAGTCGTGCAGCTCGATTTTTTAAAGACTATACAAGAATaacattattataaataaatgttcCAACAACTACAAagtagaattaaattaatatcatcATAATTGAGGATTCTAAATAATTTAGATTAAAactcatatatacataaaaatagcATAGATTAACAAGTAGCCAAAGGGGTCTGACTAAATGGGAGAATTGCCTTTTAGGCCTTTTcagaaattaaaacattaaatttaaggttttttgGCCTTTCATTAAACAGAACAATTGCTTTTCTTGGTCGtatgaaaaattaataaattaacttaagtttttttaacatatatattcttttctcttttagGTTGATTCCGAATACAATTCGTTCTACGTATTTGCTACGCTTCCTTAGAACACTTCACAAATATTATGTAGATTCTTATGCTCTTTcatgaaaattataataaaataaaggatcGTAATCATTtgtgtatacatatttttaatctcTGTTGTTGaatatatcatatttattataacATTAGTAAATTAGAAAGGACGACGACGATGATGGCTCACGCCGTAGATGGTGTGAAAAACCAGATTCACACAATAGATGATTGTAGAGCCATAAAGGTAGTGGTTTGTTTAAGTTTAGAGGGTGCTTTTACAAAGTGTAGCTATGTAGATTTTCCTGTGTCTTGCTTTGAAGAAGgaaatatttatatgtaaaattgggttgaaaaaattatttaattggatatatattgagatgtttattttgggaaataaaaaaaatatttgtaattgaATCTGATATgggagaggcccaaaagccccATGTTAATGACGGGGTgacaaaccctagtattattaactagggttgcTGCCCCTATACTCCTAGATAGGCTAGGAGTTCATTTTTTaagttgaaataaacttttacaatttaacaaGAGTTCTACTTTCTCTCTCTATAAATAAATGACATTAATAGAGCTATTgacacaactttaagatattattACTTTGCCTAGAAATAGAgataatttattctcaactattgaATCAATTTGTTAGAATAACAATTCTGCCGGTAtctatttgagaagagatttttcatttttacacttaaacaaagaaaactatttctagttatgtgttttgatttgaatttttcaagtctacactcgaagcagttcgtgcTATTTTGTTTTCACACTTAAAATTTCGGGTTATTCTTTCAAATTTAAAGTTAGATTTAATATTTGAGAAGTTTTGGACAAAAATAATAGgtctaaaattaatatttaaataaaaaaaatttagactcATTTAAATTATGAATCAAATTTAGGCTTCAACATTTAAAACTCCAAACATGGCCCGGCCTTGCccatttataatattatataacataaaaataaaatctataataatctataatattataaattaaatattataaaacatgttATGTTgcttatgtttaaaattttaataaaataaaaacttataaatattaaattaattgtttttaaaatgtgatagagCTTAAAATTATATTGGATTAGCTATTTACAAATTTGGACAAGTTTAGATAAAATTGGAGGCCATATTTTGGCCTAGGCTAGGCTTGGGCAAtcataaattatgttaataacaTACAATGATCTAATTAGGCACATGAACACCTCTATtctgaaacaaatgaaataaagaatacaaaaaaaatatatttaaattataaatttcattgTTGCAAATAAACCCGATTAAGAAACgaacaaataaaataacaaagtaattgaaaagatcgaacacaaatattttacttGGAAAAACCCtttcgaagaggataaaaaaccatggggAAAGATAAATTCACTATAACAACAAAAATGAAGATCgtacaaagatggagataaaactaaatcccgaaacccaaaaaataagaaccttcaaaacgtaaacacaagaTTTTCTGAAAGCTTGAAAAAACTAATACCTAAACGTGTACTGAGTTGTTCTTTTTAAGGTTGTAAAAAGAGGCTAATTTTGTAggttcaaataatattaaaataatctacacTAATCGGAGTTCGACTGAAACAAATaatcagagtttaactaggagaaaaaaatcaagaaaattgcTTAACACGTCGCCACGCCGTGACGTGGAATTTGCATTGTTTGGACGAGGTGGCGTTGTGTCGTCGGGACGACGATCTTCTTCTTGTCATGACGTCGACAACTCATCGGGATGAGGAGCTCCTCCTCATTGCGATGTCACTATCTGATTGTGTCTTAATTTGACTGAAATGCGAGGCATACTCCACATTCATCCCTATACTTTATGAAAATTGATAAGTTAGTCATTGTACTTTAACTTCTGAAAATTTAGTCATCATACATTACAAAAATTGAGAAGTTAATCCAATTGTTAGTAAATTTAGAGGTGGCTAAGGCCTTGACAGATAAGGGGTTGGAAGATTCAAGCATCACAGTGCTTAGACGAGCTCAAAGGATTATGCGTTATGAAGGATAGTGGAGGGTCAGATATGTGGCCAGAGAGAGGAATCTGCAATTTGCAGATCGTTTGGCTAAGCTCTGCCTAGACTGGATGTCAAGCTTACAAATTTTCGATGTGCCACCTAATGAGGTGCTTTTAAACAATTGATTTGatgtaattgttttatttttcaccaaaaaaaaataaacaactaatttttgcttatttgttatatataaattgttgctttattaattttcattcattcaaactTTTGATTTTCAAGAACAATTTAACGATAAAGTTTAATAGTAGTACCTAATTGaaataacttttcaattttcatactaaatttcaataaaataatataatgggtaaatttgacaaaataatattatatgaaatttagaattagacaaaaaaaaattgacattcAAACAGACAGTGGGCTTAAggaatttaaaaagaataaaatcaaatcaaagacTTAAATTATAGAAAATGTAACATAAGTtggaaaataaatgaaagaacatgagcttaaaatGAACCATAAATGTTGAAATGGTCAACGTCAAAGACGAAGCATTTGAGATTCTCTATATGGACCATTTTGTATAATGAATCAAAGTTTTGCATGATTCCCCcccaaaacaatttaaaattaaataaaaaaatactcatctATTATCATCTTTGTTTAATGGAATCATCTATTTCAATAAGGCTATCCGTTTCATTGACTAGAATTTGGCTCGGAATTGGACTAATTTATCATAATAACTGTAGGGCCCAATTTTGACCCGGGCCCAATGCCAATACCAAATAAAAACCCAAACAGCAACCCAAGCCCAAATCTAGCccaaatgaaaaaacaaaatgTTTGCAGTAgaaaaccctaggcgccgcaTGCCTATCCCGCGCCTCTGCCGCTCCCCCTGCTACCAGCCACCGCCGCCGTTGGCCTATCGCAGCCTCTGCCATGCCTCTGACACCTGCATAGAGCAATAAACACGCAAGCACAAATAAGCAACAGACAACAAATGAAATCCAAATCgcaaaacaacaaaaacaatagATTTAAGAGTTtgaaatcggctataaaagccaaagcTGGTCATTGTTTTGTTTCTCTTGgattttctttgtaaaaaaaacGCACATCAGAgaaataaaatttactatttctGCTTCGTTTCTTCTAGTTTTTCTTTGGttggtttgtttattttattttattttttttctttttctctttttcaaatcCACTTTAAATAATCAAAGAATATATATATCCCTTTTGAACTTTCATATGTACGTATATATTCTTTGAACTATTTTGAACTTTCATATGTACGTATAAATAGTTTAAACTATTTATTTGAACTTTCATATGTACGTATATATTCTTTGAAACTGTTGGTacctttttatatataatattatttattctaaaacgttttatatttatttattttaagttttattgtatattgtttattagaaacttttattatttattgttcttataaatcattcatgttaaattattatttactttagattgttatatatattatcttgttttattttcctttggtTATTAATGTTGGTATTAAACTAGATATATTGTGTGTTCATTGTCATTTTGTGTACTATAACTAGCTTGTTCGTAGTTCCATATTATTGTCATTTATTGATGCAACCTTTTATTCATAAACTGTTATTTTATGCTCTATTATCATTCCATCAATGTAACCTTTTATTCAcacattatttttaaatgttacatTTTTTACCCAAATTTGTAAAAGGAAAATTTCGTAAATAAGGCACTATTTTGCATTTTGGAAATTCgggaaattgtaccctaacttactgggtcccgattttctcgttaaacctaaatagcaaaatatccttttaaatttccaaacacataaaattttaaaaataaaggtaatattctatatttagaaaatttgagaaatcgtgccctaacttactgggcttcgatttttctcattgattctaagtaattaaatatcctttgaaaattaaaataaatgaggtttaaataaaaaataaaaggcaagcttactctcaaaaatacgaggtgtcgtgtcctaacttactgaatgtgacatcttgttaattcgagataacgaggcatttttcattttgatttattcgagtaatttttTAAGATAACAcaataaagagggatcgtatttttaaattcttttcgagtttttaattttcgacacaaATACATTAAGTAAtcgactaggtaccaattttgggcgtatcaagggtgctaatccttcctcgtgcgtaaccgactcccgaacccgtttttctgaatttcgtagaccaaaatcgttgttttaataaaaattaaatcgtttaataaaaacaaccacttttcgaggtgacccgatcacacctcatcaaaaaagattggtggcgactcccaatttcgttttattttcaaaatccaagtcgaccccgtttttcatcaaaaaaatggtgtcaacaataacTTTATCACATCATAACTATGGGAATCAATCATATTCAAACCTTAGAAGCcatatattcataatcaaatctTTTGTTTTATGGTAGGTGATCTTTTAAACAAATAGTTTTTTTTCGGGTTTATTTATGAATTTCATCTTTTTACTTTGTGAAATTTGGGAAGTTGGCCTTTCtactttaatttataataattccATATTTGTACTTTACGAAAATTGAGAAGTTAGTCCAATTGGGTAACATTTTTAATCATTGTCGACCTAAAAATCTATAGTTTTACCAGTTTATGTGATACTCCATACTCGACCTGATTATCGATCCAAATATAGGATATCACATTTGTTGCCGGAGCAACTCATAGTAACttagtttatttaataaataaactttaaaataaaaaattaataaatctcattcattttcaaattttatatatgaacATGTATAGGATATGGTTTTACTAGTAACATACATtcaaataaataatgtatatgtACCATcccaaaacccggcctagaagtttagaccaaatTTTGGAAGTGACATTGATCACTGAAGTGATTGTGggaaattttagtttaacaacCCAAAACACCTTACAGTATTAATAACAGAACTTACAGTCGAAAAACGTTTACGTAAAATCAGATTTACAGAAAATACTTTATTAACCAGTTTTAAAAACAATGTGATGCTTCCGAGACCTCTGCAAACCGAGTCCAACTTCAGAACACGTAAATATACCTGAAAGGAGAAAACACTAAAGGGAGTGAGCTACACGAGTTCAGTGTGAGTTCGACAAGTGacttgtaataccccgaaaattactatagTAAGATAGTATCAtcgatatagtaaaataaggaaataaagtgacaaaaagggaaatcttgagttatggcaacattgggaagcatattatgacatattaatgcaagaaaggactaatttgcaaaagtgagaaaaattttgttgCCTAGGAGTAAATACTtttaatttgaggggttaaagtgtaaatatgaaaattttgaaggatcaatagtgtaaatattttaagggtagaatgatctagaaactaaggaaaatggatggattaggaccaaattgaataagtgaagaattatgagagactaaatcataattttaccaaattaagtaacGACTCAAGGATGGAGttttaaaagatcatgaagggaaaaatggttaattagaagaaagagaaatctagaagataatgatgatgttggagatattttagattaaataaataaatattagtttattaaaattttaatttgatttttaaatgatattttattattttattattattttatttagtatatatataagaaaaggaagatgaggGATCATCATCAACCTCCCATGCATTCCAACGTAtggggagaaaagaaagaaaaaaaagtttcttttctttacaatttggtcctttcaccaaaaatctaccattttcacttagaaatcaaaagaattttcatagccaccaagagagaagattgataaggagactatggggagctagaatatcaagttagattcaagaaatggaagatggaggagagaaaaaatcaagttaaagattaaaatcaatagggcaaggtaagaacatcaagatttcaatatatttttgagtttgatattattgaaaaagtatgaaattgatgttaatgtagggttttattacataaggttctatgttcttgatatgttagtgaagggaaataataAGAAGAGATgagaaatattgtagagaaagaaaaggagggtgttataaatttgattatcaatatcttgcacta containing:
- the LOC107956590 gene encoding MLP-like protein 28, yielding MAELKKMDCQIVIKTPAEKFYNTFRTKSHLIPKMSNGLMIDGKLLQGDWNTVGCVRLWSYVSEGKSEMVKEILENVDDENKTMVLKMVEGQILNYYKSWRSIFNITPMGEGSLVKWTMEFEKQNESIPDPDKYTSYMMCLTKNIDAYLLDA